GCAAGGCCGTTAACCAACACAACCACAATTGGTGCGCCATCCTTAGTGGCACGACTCAAGCTCGAGAAAGGTAATGATGGTCAAGATGGTGGTTCAACGGGGTGTTGGGAAACATTGTTTGAACTTCATGCTTGCACAGGAGAGATCATACTTTTCTTTTTGAATGGAGAAACTTATCTAGGGATGGGTTGTTGCAGGGCCATCAAGGAAATTGAAAAGTTGTGTTGGCCGTCATTGATGGGGTCACTTGGTTTCACTTCAGAAGAAGGTGATATATTACGTGGCTATTGTGATGTTTCTGATAATGGCAATGTTACGACCACCCCTCCTCCCTTTCCAACCACCGCACCTCCACCACATTCTGCCAATTCCACCACTAATAATGCTACAACTCTTTGGTAGATTTTGAATGTTATTTGTTGGATGTAAGCACAAAAGCATAATCATGAATATTGTAATAAAGAGCTTTTGTTTTGAATAGTTTCATCCCTCTAGCTACCATTTATAACATTGCCTGATTATAATTACGTGTGTCGAGTGCATGAACGATTTTTAAACACTTAACAGTAATTAACTGTGCCAAAAAATGTATACATAATTCTAAAAAACACTACGAACAATAGCTGTGTATTTTTCTTATAAAAGGAT
The sequence above is drawn from the Helianthus annuus cultivar XRQ/B chromosome 12, HanXRQr2.0-SUNRISE, whole genome shotgun sequence genome and encodes:
- the LOC110896966 gene encoding egg cell-secreted protein 1.4, translated to MLVHARPLTNTTTIGAPSLVARLKLEKGNDGQDGGSTGCWETLFELHACTGEIILFFLNGETYLGMGCCRAIKEIEKLCWPSLMGSLGFTSEEGDILRGYCDVSDNGNVTTTPPPFPTTAPPPHSANSTTNNATTLW